One Oncorhynchus kisutch isolate 150728-3 linkage group LG13, Okis_V2, whole genome shotgun sequence DNA window includes the following coding sequences:
- the LOC109880432 gene encoding claudin-18 yields MAATLCQVMGFVLSLLGVGGIIAATGMDQWATEDLYDNPVTAIFSYSGLWRSCVRQSSGFTECRPYFTILGLPAMLQAVRALMIVGMVLGAIGCLVAIFALKCLKMGNMEDSVKATMTLTSGVMFLLGGGCGIAGVSVFANLIVSSFRFTTYADGGYGGGGVLGGGLGGMGGSLTPRYTFGSALFVGWIGGAVLVVGGVMMCMACRGMVPPEEKRPNYGMAYKPASQHTTVYKANTRPRTAYDDSFRAQSMDGRQSNQQYV; encoded by the exons ATGGCGGCGACCCTGTGCCAGGTGATGGGCTTTGTGCTGAGCCTACTGGGGGTGGGTGGGATTATAGCCGCTACTGGGATGGACCAGTGGGCAACGGAGGACCTGTACGACAACCCTGTGACCGCCATCTTCTCCTACTCAGGACTCTGGAGATCCTGTGTCCGGCAGAGCTCCGGATTCACAGAGTGCCGACCCTACTTCACCATCCTGGGGCTACCAg CTATGCTCCAAGCTGTGCGGGCCCTGATGATAGTGGGGATGGTCCTGGGAGCCATCGGTTGTCTGGTCGCCATCTTTGCCCTCAAGTGTCTGAAGATGGGGAACATGGAGGACAGCGTCAAGGCTACCATGACGTTGACCTCTGGGGTCATGTTTCTGCTCGGAG GTGGCTGTGGCATTGCTGGAGTGTCGGTCTTTGCCAACCTAATCGTTAGCAGCTTCCGGTTCACCACCTATGCAGATGGTggatatggaggaggaggagtactgGGGGGAGGATTAGGAGGAATGGGAGGATCTCTCACTCCCAG GTACACCTTTGGCTCCGCCCTCTTTGTGGGGTGGATAGGCGGAGCCGTGCTGGTCGTGGGAGGGGTTATGATGTGTATGGCCTGTCGGGGGATGGTTCCACCAGAGGAGAAGAGACCAAA TTATGGGATGGCCTACAAGCCTGCTTCCCAACATACAACAGTTTACAAAGCTAACACCAGACCCAGAACGGCCTATGACGATTCTTTCAGAGCCCAGAGTATGGATGGAAGACAATCCAACCAGCAATATGTGTGA